TCAAGGAACACATCAAGTATTTCCATTTTTCCTTAAGAAACTTAcgattttcattttttcttcttcttaatttGCAAAATACTTGATGAATATATATTTACACATTTTCTCTGAAATGATTTTGTATTAGACCTGGGAAGAAGTGGAAAAGGTAATGGAAGAGAATCAACAAAAAGGGATATCTGCATGGTTGGCAGCTATAGGATATGTGGTGTTGGGAATTACTATGCTGGCTCTTCTTGCAGAGCCTCTAATAGCAAGTGTTCAGAAATTCTCTGAAGCTGCGGGGCTTTCATCCTTTTTCATCTCATTTATTATAGTCCCCCTGGCTACAAATTTTAGAGAAGCAACCAATGCAATCAAAGAAGCTAGCCACAAGAAAAGCGGTAACACTTCACACACAATGTATGAGGTTAGTCATGTTCCTGTGGCATTTTTCCTTGTTCACTAGTTTAACTTCTAATATCAGACCAAATTGTTGGTTTAgtacacatgaatgattttatattacatTTCTAACACACCCTCACAAAAGAACTCACCACATTTGAAGCGTGAATGATACATAGAACTCCAGCCCACTAGGTCATAGAGCATCGGATAGCATGTGATGAACAAAACATATATCTCAAAAGTCCATTTCCACACAGCCGGACGGACTACTATAGTGAGTCCAGTGACTCCCCGAGTAGAGTTGAGTCAAAAGGTATGGTATAGCAGCCTTTCCGAGCGAGCCTCTGGGATCTCCTGTAAACCCCATGATGTGGTAAAGGGAGGATATTAGGGGTGTGCCCGCGTGGGGGCTCTCTTCTGAGTAAGGAAAGAGCTCGTAGCCACGTTATCGGTCTTGATCACGAACCTTGAGTCCAGCGAAGAAAACTACACTGCGCTTGGGTGAACAGCTGCATTTCGTTGGGAATGTGCACCGGAAATTGTGATTCCAATTTACGAGATACTTAATATTGTTTCAAACTGaaaatcaaacatgcacaaagtTGTTAGACACAAACAATATGAagggttttatattatatttctaaagaTACTTACATATATGATGACAATGGGATTAATGCAGATTTATGGAGCGGTGTTCATGAACAACATTCTTGGCTTTGTGGTGATCTCTATTCTGATATACGTGCGAGAAATTACTTGGGAATTCTCAGCTGATGTACTTGTTGTGGCAATTGTTTGTGCTGTAATGGGACTCGCTGCTAGTTTTTTCCACACTTTTCCAGTTTGGACATCCATTCCAGCATACCTCATGTACCTACTCTCGTTGCTTATGGTTTTTGTTCTCAAAGATGTTCTTTATTATGTTTAGTGACTCCTTGTGAGCGAGACCAAGAGATGTGACATAACAAACTTTGGGTGAGGATTGTTGACAAAAATTGTATTGTGTGGTCCTGCATAGAGCAGAATATGTTATACTATATATGTTATGAATTGTAATGGTGCAGTTGATGTAAATTAATTGAGACAAATAGTGAAGTGGAAGAAACGATAATTGGCTCCAAATAGTGAATTCATATGAATGTCTAGTCCTAGACAGAAACATTCTGGCGATTACTGATTGATTATGTGAGGCAGAGTAAGAAAACATCCAGGGACAAGGTGGGTAACGCACTTGAACACTCAAATTAATATAGAGCTatgatttatgattttttttttttgaaatatgatTTATGATTTATTCATACTCAAATTTTTGTTTCATCTGATCATCTCATAtccactttctttctcttcattttttttattacattacTGATCATATTTCTTatttatctttcttcttttcttatctCTCATTAAATGTGAGTGAAAAAAAGTGTCAACTAAATTTTTTCATCAATATATGTATGAGAAAAATGATGAATGATTGGATTATGCAGTTAGTTGGCCATAGTGCAAGTAGGAGGATCGCATAACTGCTGCTAGTGTGAGGACTACACGTACGACCAACTTTGTATTGATTATGTCATTCATTGGGTTGACATTATTGTACTTGTTTGGggtttttgataattttttggaaaatgagaattgattttaatataAGGAAGTTAATTCAAACTtgctaaaattttattttaatatgatGATTAAAGTAAGGGAATTGTTATTATCATCATCCTACATCTATTCATACCACCTTTATTTTCGTAAAATCTGGAAAGactcttaatttttttggttcTCAAACTTTGAAAGAGCGTGATGTTTGCACTCTTAACGTGTGTCCTTTTCGAATTTGAAGTGCGAGTGTAACAAACTTTAAAATACGCAAGTgacgcactttaaagtgtgttcTGTCATACAAACAGATGACTGCTAAAATAACCTGGAATGCTGATATGTCCttaatttatgaataatattACAATATACAATGTTACAAATCACTATTAAAGTCAGATCCTCTACTTAGTCAGCGGTAAGATCTACGATTTTATCGATTTTCAATGAGTATTGTTGTGTAAGAATTCTTTGATATTGAGTCATGCGACTCAAGTATGTTAACTCCCAAAAAAAGCTCTTTCAGTACAATGTTGATGCCATTGGGGGTTAGTAGCTGGCATAGAGAATTCATTATGTAAGCGCACCTAAAAATAGAGTAACCTTAGATAATATCTTTATGgctaaaaagtagtttttcccCCTGATGTTTCAACGTTAAAAAGTGGACGGTGTGGCTGTTAAGTGCCACGTCAGCACTCTACGTGGTGTGACACGTCATTAAACAACATTCCGAACTTGACAAAAGGGGTTGGGGGATTGGAACCGAGGACCTTAGAATAGAAAAACGCACACTTCACCACTTGAGCTACACAATCAATTGGTAAATTAATGAACAAAGTTGTATTTATATCATGCTTATTCATCATCCTTCTTAAAAAACATCATCTTCCCCTATTCTTCACACCCACGGATCCAAACCCACAAATCCTCAAactaggggtgttcataaccgaaccaatccaaacaaaaccgacaaaccgatccaaaaaaaccgaaatccaatcaaaccgaaaaccgaacggactgaaaattgaaaaaaccgaaattatttattggatcggatcggatttcggatttgatttccaaaaccgaaccaatccaatccaaaccgaacattcacaaatatgtatacttttagttatacatatatcattccatttacacttacatagtacatatttattgtatatatattgattatatcacacatgcatcaaagtttactatatacatgcatcaaagtaaacaattataatcataattttaaaatatgttgactatgttataatttatgaatgttatattaatgttataaattatgtatcattgtatttatcatatattatatatttttaaaattcatacaacacaatttcaaagtataaaaaagtgaaacaaaaaccgaacaatccaatccaatccaaaccgctatagattggatcggattggttcggatttgaatttagtaaaaaatccattggatgacaaaatcataaaaccgatgagatcggatcggatgatttttctcctcaaaaacgatccaatccaatccgcgaacacccctacCTCAAACCCACAAATCCCCTTACTCCATCTTCGTAATTGCAGGAGCTTCATTTATGCTCTTACTCGTAATAACAGAAAGGTCAAAGAACTTACCAAAATTGAAGAGTGATGAAGATCTTGAAGGAAAAGTTGCTGAACAATGGGTTCATTCTTGATGGCCACTTTCAAAGAAGAACTGTCAGTAGATATGGCAAGAGTAAGAAAACCCGAAATGGAGCTTAATTACTGAATATAAAGACAATGAAACGGGGCAAAGGTGATTCTTCACCTCCCAAGCGAAGGCAATTTTGGCATTTCGTATCCTGCAACTTATCATTAAGCCAACTTTAGGAAGTGGTGTTGGATCAGTCCTCGCTAGTTGGAACGCTACACGCGACACCTTCTTCCATTAACGGTTAATTAATTTGTGACAACACACACATTTTCGCATTCTGGAGCACCTTGGATACGAGAAAAAGGACACCTTCAACGAAGAAGCAGTCAAATGGAGCAGGCTCACCATCTTGCATGCGTCCTATGTCCTATACTCAGGTTCGATATTCTCTTACCATAAGAATAACTAATTTGTTTGAGTCGTGATATATGGGCGTACATTTTTTGCTTTGTAACCAACGACCATATACTTTAGCGACGGTTTTTAACTGCTGCAAACATTAACGATGGTTATAAACCACCACAAAGTGTCCAAATCTGGTCTAAATTTGTTTATATCCTTACTACTCTCGGTAATGTGATAGTGTATCATATCATAATCGAATAAAAACTAGTGATCAGAAGAATAGTAGTATTTGAAGAGAAAACTCAACTCTGTTTTCTTACCAAAGAAGCACATTTGCAGCATTTAACTACCATTAGAAATCATTATTGTCTCTCTTACCAAAATAACTAGAACGAAACGAACAATCATTGTCTCTACATTTAATTGGATTGGATATGAATTTAAACAACACCAACCCATGAGTACTGGGTTTGGGGTATTAAATTTTGGACCTAAAGAAATCATGGTAAGTTCCATCCATGTATATATGCTTCAATTGAGATCCAGAAATTTGAtgacacaacacaacacaaaatcttaaaaatataCACAACATCAAGTTCCATACGTTAAGAATTAATGTTAGAGTTACATAACATTTTGTACAATTTTCCAAATGACAtacaggaaaaataaaaaatagcagAAATTAAACTACACCCAAATGgaacaaaaaataatacatcAATCAAATACCCCTTCctccaaaacaataaaataaaaggagaaaagtaATTCTCTGATAGCTTCCATGCTGATCCCGATCCAAACCCACGATGCTCTGTCCCCTTATTCCACCCCAAAGAAATCATTGAGAATAATTTtctcataaaaagaaaaaaaagtgtaaTCATACAGAAATTAATTAAATCTTGTAATTCCAATCCACACACCACCTTGAAGcaagaaaaaaaacttgaatCTATTTAATCAATCCACTTGTCAACTTCCTACCCTCCAACCTCATAACTGTGTGTCAGGAGTCCCACATTAACATTAATGAGGAACACATCATGTGAAAGTTCTAGTTATATGGCATCAAGGGACAATATTCATTACTCATCCACTGCCTTATTCCtccatgtttttttcttttttaaatctTTCCCTTAATTAGCTGAGAAGCTGCTCATTGTCCTTGTATGCCAAAGGTGGAGAAGCTGTTAGTTGCTGGTGAAGAGAGTGTTGTGGATGTTGCTGTGATGCTGGTGGGGATTGAAGAGAATGGccattgttgttgctgttgttgttgtttcccATCTTTTGAAGACTCTGTTGGTGATAGATATGCCTCAGTCTTTCAATTTCCTTCTTTAATGCATCTTGATGAGCTGAGAAATTCAAAAACAACACCCACTATCTCAATTTCCAGAGGTGACTAATCGAATAAAAGAATTCAATTCTTCATGTTTCAAAAATGCGCTTTTACAGCGTGCAATTTTCATCTGAAAGATTCCAAACTTAGATATCAACATCAACATTATTCATGAAGATCAACAATTAATCTTTGTATATCATATGCACACACTATAgattagaagtctcacattgagtCATTCACCAGAGATATAATATAGATAACCTTTATACGAGTTAAAGCAACCATTAACTCTTGAGCTATCTTTAATGTTGAGTTAGATCTCataaattctaatatggtatcagagcatatATATCCTAGATCCATTAAGTAGAAAACACTTATATTGAAGTCATCCAGGTGTTAGAAGTCTCATTGACTAGTAATATGACACAGAGAACATTTACAAACGGTAGATCAACCATTAAATCTTGAGCTAGCTTATGTGGTTGAGTTAAGTGTACCAATTCTAATACTATGTTTGTTATTCAAGCTTTTaacatgaagaaaaataaatattatgatTATGAAAATGCTGAAGTGAAAATATATCTAACAATTTAAGAAAAGGCATTGTACTTACCGTCTTTGAAAATCTTGTCTTGGGCCAAAGCAGCAATCCGTTGCTTCAAGGTACTGTTGTCGACATTAAGAATCAAACGTTGATGGTCCAAGAATGCAACTCGTGGTGACAATGCTGAAACCTCCGTCTTCATTTAATTCACATTTTTCACAGTCAGTATTTACCacaatttcttttttattgTCAGCTAATACTCATTTGATTTTGTGGAACTAATAAGTAAGCAAATATATTGTAAATAAAACCAATTCACCTGCAAAGTGGTTACGCTCCTTTCAAGCTCAGAAATGTACTGTAGCTTTCTCACCCTTGACCTCTGAGCTGATTGCCGGTTAGCCAAAATCCTGACATGCATACTTATTAATTAATGATAGTTTTTTTGATACAATTCATGATTGTTAAAAAAATAGATGTGTGCACTTATGGTTTGTTTGGTTTAAGCAAAGGGAAAGGAAAAGATTcatagatttttcagaataaactaaaacccaaaagcgTTGCCCAACCACACTTAATTGCTTCATGTGGAAATATAAGTTCAAAGAATGATATTGAAAtacaaatagaaataaaaattattccataATTCCATTGTCATACAAAATACTCAACATGCGATCTAGATGTTGGACCCAAAAGGAGGATAACATGCTATAATGGGCCAAAGACCACATGGTATGATGGGCTGGCTATGAGAATGATATATCCTCGGAATTGTAAAAATATTTAACCATGTTAAGTTTCACACTCtaatttgacccaaaaaaaaagtttcacaCTCTAATTATTATTAGTATTATCTTTCTAACAAGTGGAAACTCTCAcggccaaaaaaaaaaacaagtggaAACTCTATTTCCAAAAAccatcaaaataaattaaaatcttaaTCTTAAGGCATTCCATTTATgattcatatatataatattatctTCGGGATCTATTTTTAACCAATAAGTATTGTTGAGGTGTTCCAAATCATCTAAGATATAAGATATATTGGCAAAGTAATTTTTATATatgaaaatctttaaattttgagTTAACTATTAAATTCTCTCTTAGATCTCTCAAATTCTAATACAGTTTTAGAGTCTATCATTATTTCGCTAAGTGGAGATCATCCGTATATGGAGCATATATAGATCCGCAGATGTTCATTTCTACATATTCCACGCTTTAAATATTTAGTATTGAATATGAGATGATGTGTTGAGAAGTttcatatttattaaaaatatgacTAAAATGATTAttatatatgaaaagaaaattTTCTTAAACTAGTTTTTGAATTGAATTACATTTAAAAAGTCTAAATACTCCAAAAATCACACTTGAATTAGTAACACTTCAACCTTATCAAAATCAATAGCCTATAGTCTATAGGTTGCGTAAAATGTTGCATGGAAAATTGTGAGCTTGAAATGTAGCTGGAGATGAACATATTTGACTTCCCACCAATCAACCAACTCATTTAATTGGTTATATCAGATTAATTTTCGTAAGAtccaaatataaaaatattaaagcaATTAAGTGTCTTATATCATTAAATTGAATATATTATGACTGCTTGATAGTTGATATACAATATGCTGTGTAAACATATCATGAGAATTTCCTGTTCAACAAAAATTTCCCCATAAATTAAACTATAGCCAATGCTTTTCAGTTTTCACCATAAAAAATCATGCATTTCGATAATGATGATCAAAATCATAATTTCATAGTAATGTATTTATAATTCATTAATTCAATTctgaaataattttcaaaataaaataattgtccTTAATTGTGTGCGCATGGGAAGTGGTGAATAAAACAATCTAGtaggaaacaaaaaaaaaatgaaacaatcTAGTAATATAAAATTACCTTTTAACCCTCTTGGGATCGACGACGGTTTCAGTGGTGGCGAAGGGAGGTTGCGCCGCCTCATTCTTAAACGACGTTTCATCATCAACGGCTTCGCTCTTGGGGTGAACAGGAACAGCGTCCAACGCCATTGCCTTTTCATCGTTGTTGCTGTTCTGGTCAGACGACGGCGAGGAGGGGTTGGACGCGGAAGAAAGCGGCGGAGGCGGAAGAACAACGCCGGAGATGTCATCGGAGAACATGGAAATGAGCTGCTCATCGTCCATCCTATTGAACTCATCGCTGCCGCCGCCGCTGCCATCTTGGCATTCGTCAAGGAACGGTGTCTCCAGGAAGGCAATGGAGTCGCTGACGGAGCGCCGGTGAGACCCCCGCCGCGTTGAGGAGAAGTCAAGAAACTCGTCAACCCATGATGGTAATTGTTGTGAGGATGTTGGTGGTGATTGGTGTTGACTTggaggggtggtggtggtggtggcggcggtggtggtgaagtTCGACATTAATCCCCTATGGTGAGGAAAAGAAGGCCAATTTTGGGGTATGGTTGGTATTTTAGGAGGTAACTGTGCCATTATTCCCTATGTTTGTGTGACCCCAAATATAGAGGGATACCGATAATTTCGTGTACTACAAATGGCTTTGGGTTTCTAACTTGTTCTAAGTGTGTTGTGTGTTTGAGAAAATAGACagatagagagaaagagaacagAGAGAGATCACAACAACCTAACCAACACAACAGCAAATCTTAGTTGAAAATCTTGTTGTTCGTTCTTGGGCTTCTAAAACCAGAGGGGTAGTGTATTAAAGAGATGAGAGGCAAAGCCATTGTGTCATGTACAACCTCATCATCATGGTGTTTTTATTCATGTGCAATAAAGGTGATTTTTTTCAAGTCGGTCGGCAGTCACGTGACTAATCCTCTTAAAACTTGAATATTATATGCATGCATATATGTTTTGTTTAACAAATTATTCTCCATACACACAGCTCATAAATTGAATATGAATTAAATGCTTAAAAAGTTCAACTATAAACCAAATGTActctgtttattttttttcccttaGATTTGGGTATGTATGTAATGTATGTATGTCCTTGTTTGTTTCATTTTTCTAAGGTCGTGAGGTTTTGGAGAGAGAGGGAAGGGAAAGGAAGAGGGTCACATGGGGAGGGAATTAGAGACAGCTAGCAACAGCTAGCGGGTGAAAGACTCAACGGTTTTAGTGGGAAAATTGCAGTGTAGTTTAATAACTAGAGTCTAGAGGAATCAGCAACCACGTGCAGATGTGACCCCTTCACTTGGCATCCATTATCTCATCTCATCTCATGTCATAATAATGCATATATCATATAAAAATATGGATAAAGATAGCTTCCCACTTTTAGACTGCAGAACATGATATATAGAAAggggttaaatatgtttatggTTCCTGTGTAGTGTATTGAGGACAGTTTGAGTTTGGCCCCTAATTTTTTCAAAGTAAAGTAACCATCCATCCGATTACACTTTTCGTAACAAACCACCCTTAACTCCGCCAGTCCTTGCCAAATACCATCACCTGAGGGGACGTGGCATTGCCACGTATTAAATGAGGTTGACCTGGAATTTATTTTCACCTTATTATTATTTACAAATCTTCATCTGCATATCTTCTTCATCAAAAACCCACTCTTCAACATCAATCTTCAGGTGCATAAAGGATCATTcatcaaacccagaaaaattagcaaaaaatgatATCTTTGGATTTGGTTCCACCATCTTCCTCTGTCACTTTCAGCAGACCCATTCACCAATTTTCCATTCAATCGATGACCCTCTCTTTCAGAGTCTTCTCCACACCAGCAACCACACCCCTCAAATCTCgcttcatcttctccttcagcacATGCCCCTCCAGCCCCTACGACGTCGTTTCACTCCACAATCCTTCCTCTGTTTCTGATCACTTGCGCGCAGCGGTTTCCCCAGTCTGAGCTGTTCGTTCGGGTCCTCCATTCAGTCTGAACCCGACCCAGATCTGCTCTCTGGTTCTTCCGTTGGGCCGAGAGGCAACCCGGTTTCAGGGGGTCTGAATCGGCGTTCGCCGCCATCCTCGGCATGCTCGCCAGAAACGGTTGGATGAGGTCCGCGTATTGGGTCATGGAGAAGAATATGGTTGGGTGAAAATGGAGGACGTTGTCATGGATGTTTTGGTTAGTGGTGatgcttcttctgcttcttcatctTCGCCTAAGGGATCGGTTAAGCTTCTTGATTTGCTGCTTATTGTGTTCCACGAATTGGGATGTTTTGTTGCTGTTTGTGTTCCACGAATTGGGGGTTGTGATTTGATGAGGAAACCCTAGATCTAGTTTTGAGGATTGATTTTAAGGCTTTTGGTGAATTAAATGGAAGAAGGGGTTTGATGATGAATTATTCTATTTTCtggattttatatttttaatgctggagaagatgatgaatatgaAAATGAAGAACATAGATGAAGAGGAACCCATGAACTATTAATTTGCATTTTATTTGTTAAAATAGGTATGTAATTAGGAAGTTAATTAGAgtgtcttaattttatttttaatttaataaaaaatgaaaaccttAAAAAAacgtcatttttaatttttactaaaaaataaatttcaggTCAACCTCATTTAATACGTGGCAATGCCACGTCCCCTCAGGTGATGGTATTTGGCAAGGACTGGCGGAGTTAAGGGTGGTTTGTTACGAAAAGTGTAATCGGAGGGATGGTTACTTTACTTTGAAAAAATTAGGGGCCAAACTCAAACTGTCCTCAATACACAGGGAccataaacatatttaaccctatagaaagagagaaataaacAAAGGGGGACAAAAGATACATATTTAAGAGGTGAAATTAACCCTTAAGTTTATGAAAGTGAGAGGATTTGTATAGAAATTCATCCCCACGTTAGGCAGTTTTCACTGCCTGTACAATATATAAGGCTTGGTCTATTATAGCATGGCAGTTCCTGTGTCCTATCCATGTAAACTTAAAAGCGTGATAATGCTACCTTCAATGCGAGGCCTCCTGGTTTTCACATGGTCAGTGTACCATCGGAATCGTTCTACTCATTACCCTATATAATCGTCTAATATGAAATACAATAAAAAGTTATTCACGCCTCAAATACATACCCATATTGAAAGAGATAtggataaaaagaaaaaaattggagATATAATAAGTAAtgtaatagaaaatgaaagaatattaaatgtttttaaatgtattaaagAAAAT
This portion of the Lotus japonicus ecotype B-129 chromosome 3, LjGifu_v1.2 genome encodes:
- the LOC130748375 gene encoding basic leucine zipper 2-like isoform X2, whose product is MAQLPPKIPTIPQNWPSFPHHRGLMSNFTTTAATTTTTPPSQHQSPPTSSQQLPSWVDEFLDFSSTRRGSHRRSVSDSIAFLETPFLDECQDGSGGGSDEFNRMDDEQLISMFSDDISGVVLPPPPLSSASNPSSPSSDQNSNNDEKAMALDAVPVHPKSEAVDDETSFKNEAAQPPFATTETVVDPKRVKRILANRQSAQRSRVRKLQYISELERSVTTLQTEVSALSPRVAFLDHQRLILNVDNSTLKQRIAALAQDKIFKDDENCTL
- the LOC130748375 gene encoding basic leucine zipper 34-like isoform X1; the protein is MAQLPPKIPTIPQNWPSFPHHRGLMSNFTTTAATTTTTPPSQHQSPPTSSQQLPSWVDEFLDFSSTRRGSHRRSVSDSIAFLETPFLDECQDGSGGGSDEFNRMDDEQLISMFSDDISGVVLPPPPLSSASNPSSPSSDQNSNNDEKAMALDAVPVHPKSEAVDDETSFKNEAAQPPFATTETVVDPKRVKRILANRQSAQRSRVRKLQYISELERSVTTLQTEVSALSPRVAFLDHQRLILNVDNSTLKQRIAALAQDKIFKDAHQDALKKEIERLRHIYHQQSLQKMGNNNNSNNNGHSLQSPPASQQHPQHSLHQQLTASPPLAYKDNEQLLS